In the Shewanella sp. OMA3-2 genome, one interval contains:
- the miaB gene encoding tRNA (N6-isopentenyl adenosine(37)-C2)-methylthiotransferase MiaB produces MSKKLHIKTWGCQMNEYDSSKMADLLDEYQGYTLTEDPSEADILLLNTCSIREKAQEKVFHQLGRWKTLKDKNPNLIIGVGGCVASQEGKAIKDRAQCVDIIFGPQTLHRLPEMIDQIQRGEKAVIDISFPEIEKFDRLPEPRADGPTAFVSIMEGCSKYCSFCVVPYTRGEEVSRPVDDVILEIAQLAEQGVREVNLLGQNVNAFRGATHDDQICTFAELLRLVASIDGIDRIRFTTSHPIEFTQDIIDVYQDTPELVSFLHLPVQSGSDRILTQMKRGHMAIEYKSIIRRLRKARPDIHISSDFIIGFPGETEQDFEDTMKLIEDVGFDHSFSFIYSARPGTPAADLPDNVSDEEKKQRLAILQDRITQQAMRYSRQMLGSVQRVLVEGPSVKNPMELRGRTENNRVVNFEAPHSSIGGFVDVEIVDVYTNSLRGKFVRGESEMDLRRNLRPSEIVAKHKLDDEIGVTLFKP; encoded by the coding sequence ATGAGTAAAAAACTTCATATTAAAACCTGGGGCTGTCAAATGAATGAGTATGACTCTTCAAAGATGGCCGATTTATTAGACGAATATCAAGGCTATACCTTGACCGAAGATCCAAGTGAAGCAGATATATTATTGCTTAACACTTGTTCTATTCGCGAAAAAGCGCAGGAGAAGGTTTTCCATCAATTAGGCAGATGGAAAACCTTAAAAGATAAAAACCCGAATTTAATTATCGGCGTGGGCGGCTGTGTGGCTTCCCAAGAAGGTAAAGCCATTAAAGATCGCGCCCAATGCGTAGATATTATTTTTGGTCCGCAAACCTTGCATCGTTTGCCTGAGATGATCGATCAAATTCAACGTGGCGAGAAAGCCGTCATCGATATCAGTTTCCCTGAAATTGAAAAATTTGACCGTTTACCAGAGCCTCGCGCTGATGGTCCAACGGCTTTTGTGTCAATAATGGAAGGCTGCAGTAAGTATTGCTCTTTCTGCGTGGTGCCATACACCCGTGGGGAAGAAGTCAGTCGTCCTGTTGATGATGTGATTCTAGAAATTGCCCAATTGGCAGAGCAAGGCGTACGTGAAGTTAATCTTTTAGGTCAAAACGTTAACGCGTTTCGTGGGGCAACCCATGACGACCAAATTTGTACCTTTGCTGAGTTACTGCGCTTAGTCGCCAGTATTGATGGTATTGACCGTATTCGTTTTACTACCAGCCACCCTATTGAGTTCACACAGGATATTATTGATGTTTATCAAGATACACCTGAATTAGTTAGCTTTCTTCATTTACCGGTGCAATCTGGCTCAGATCGCATCTTAACTCAAATGAAGCGCGGTCATATGGCAATTGAATATAAATCTATTATTCGTCGCTTACGTAAAGCCCGTCCTGATATTCATATCAGTTCAGACTTTATTATTGGCTTCCCTGGTGAGACAGAGCAAGACTTTGAAGACACAATGAAGTTAATTGAAGATGTGGGGTTCGACCACAGCTTTAGCTTTATTTACAGTGCTCGTCCAGGTACACCGGCTGCAGATTTGCCAGATAACGTATCAGATGAAGAGAAAAAACAGCGCCTAGCCATTTTGCAAGACCGGATTACCCAGCAAGCCATGCGTTATAGCCGTCAAATGTTAGGTTCGGTTCAACGAGTATTAGTTGAAGGCCCGTCGGTTAAAAACCCAATGGAATTACGTGGCCGTACTGAAAACAATCGTGTGGTTAACTTTGAAGCGCCACATTCAAGCATTGGCGGCTTTGTCGATGTTGAAATTGTAGATGTTTACACTAACTCTTTACGTGGTAAATTTGTTCGCGGTGAATCTGAAATGGACTTACGCAGAAACCTACGCCCATCTGAAATTGTAGCCAAGCATAAGCTAGATGATGAAATAGGTGTGACCCTATTTAAACCTTAA
- a CDS encoding FAD-dependent monooxygenase, translating into MSQNQSTSEPISVTEHSNSQSHTRHFDVVINGGGMVGAAVAVGLGQLGLSVAVIEARAPQAFEVNQPLDVRVSAISVASAQLLSRLGVMDELLTLRHVPYTGLETWEMQGYITQFTAEQVAEPLLGYFFENRLIQLGLWQQIEALTNVVLFCPDKVVKFERLESLGGIASLDNAQDAITIELESGEILSTHLLVGADGANSQVRQWAGIGVTGWDYAQSAMLINIETQTPQQYVTWQQFTPQGPRSLLPLPGNHASLVWYDSPARIQQLMQLNDTQLAEQIRVHFPSRLDPHFTVQAKGSFALTRRHAQRYYESNLVILGDAAHTINPLAGQGVNIGFKDVDILITQIASAIGNGEVWWHDSVLKRYQQARYLDNQLMMTAMDVFYAGFSNDVLPLKVLRNGMLKLANIDGPIKQKVLKYALGL; encoded by the coding sequence ATGTCGCAGAATCAATCAACATCAGAGCCTATTAGCGTAACTGAACATTCAAACAGTCAGTCACACACTCGCCATTTTGATGTTGTTATTAACGGTGGTGGCATGGTGGGAGCTGCGGTAGCGGTTGGGTTAGGGCAACTCGGATTGTCTGTTGCTGTGATAGAGGCCCGCGCTCCGCAAGCTTTTGAGGTCAATCAGCCATTAGATGTGCGTGTATCAGCCATCAGTGTTGCATCAGCGCAGTTGTTATCGCGCCTAGGGGTTATGGATGAATTATTGACTTTGCGTCATGTGCCTTATACCGGGCTTGAAACATGGGAAATGCAAGGTTACATCACCCAGTTCACCGCAGAGCAAGTGGCTGAGCCATTATTAGGTTACTTTTTTGAAAATAGATTAATTCAACTTGGTTTATGGCAACAGATTGAAGCCTTAACCAATGTAGTGCTTTTTTGTCCTGACAAGGTGGTTAAATTTGAACGCCTTGAGTCATTGGGTGGCATAGCGTCGTTAGATAATGCACAAGATGCGATAACAATTGAGCTTGAAAGTGGGGAGATATTATCGACTCATCTATTAGTGGGCGCTGATGGTGCTAACTCGCAGGTCCGTCAATGGGCAGGGATCGGCGTAACTGGCTGGGATTATGCGCAATCAGCTATGTTAATTAATATTGAAACTCAAACCCCGCAGCAGTATGTGACTTGGCAACAGTTTACGCCACAGGGACCAAGAAGCTTGCTGCCTTTGCCAGGCAATCATGCATCATTAGTTTGGTATGACTCGCCAGCACGCATACAACAATTAATGCAGCTGAATGATACCCAATTAGCAGAGCAGATCAGAGTGCATTTTCCGTCTCGATTAGATCCTCACTTTACCGTGCAGGCTAAAGGCAGTTTTGCGTTAACTCGTCGTCATGCACAACGCTATTATGAATCAAACTTAGTGATACTGGGCGATGCCGCTCACACCATCAATCCCTTGGCGGGGCAGGGTGTTAATATTGGATTTAAAGATGTCGATATCTTAATAACACAGATTGCCAGTGCTATTGGTAATGGTGAGGTATGGTGGCATGACAGTGTGCTAAAGCGTTATCAGCAGGCCCGGTACCTAGATAACCAGTTGATGATGACAGCTATGGATGTTTTTTATGCCGGATTTAGTAATGATGTTTTACCCCTAAAAGTACTGCGAAATGGCATGTTAAAGCTGGCAAATATCGACGGGCCTATTAAGCAAAAGGTGCTCAAATATGCACTTGGCCTATAG
- the pth gene encoding aminoacyl-tRNA hydrolase → MSHIKLIVGLANPGAEYAQTRHNAGAWYVEELARVFNAPLVPESKYFGLSARVTINHRDVRLLIPTTFMNLSGKSVSALANFFRILPEEILVAHDELDMPPGVAKFKLGGGHGGHNGLKDIISSLANDKGFHRLRIGIGHPGDKNKVSGYVLGKAPATEQELIVAAIDEAVRATDILYKEDMVKAMNRLHSFKAE, encoded by the coding sequence ATGAGCCACATTAAACTGATTGTAGGGTTAGCTAACCCTGGTGCTGAGTATGCGCAAACCCGCCACAATGCTGGTGCCTGGTATGTCGAAGAGCTTGCACGTGTTTTTAATGCGCCACTGGTACCAGAAAGTAAATATTTTGGATTATCAGCTAGAGTAACCATTAATCATCGTGATGTGCGTTTATTAATTCCAACAACTTTTATGAATCTCAGTGGTAAATCTGTTTCTGCCTTGGCAAATTTTTTTCGTATTTTGCCAGAGGAAATTTTAGTGGCCCACGATGAGCTAGATATGCCTCCTGGTGTAGCTAAATTTAAATTAGGCGGCGGACACGGTGGTCATAATGGCTTAAAAGACATTATTTCAAGCCTGGCTAACGATAAAGGCTTTCATCGTTTACGGATTGGTATTGGTCATCCTGGTGATAAGAATAAAGTCAGCGGTTATGTATTGGGTAAAGCCCCTGCAACCGAACAAGAATTAATTGTTGCGGCTATTGATGAAGCGGTACGCGCGACAGATATTTTATACAAAGAAGATATGGTGAAAGCCATGAACAGACTACATTCGTTTAAAGCTGAATAG